The Candidatus Bathyarchaeia archaeon genome window below encodes:
- the ftsY gene encoding signal recognition particle-docking protein FtsY: MFEKLRETLSGFISKISSVELKPENLSEILWELKLSLLENDVALIVAEYICAEIEKKLSGVKVSRLEDKRKIVKETLKTILLNLLEAPYRIDIIKLVERKRSIREPCIMVFVGINGTGKTTTIAKIANLLLKKGYSVVLACSDTFRAGSIEQLEQHAKRLGIPMVKHKYGSDPAAVAYDAVQYAKARGINAVLIDTAGRMQTNKNLMAEMEKIIRVVKPDLTIFVGDALAGNDAVSQAEEFSQYIDISGSILTKMDADAKGGAAISISYVTKKPILFIGVGQKYDDIELFKPEVIVDRIIGSF, encoded by the coding sequence ATGTTTGAGAAGCTACGTGAAACGCTAAGTGGATTCATAAGTAAAATCTCAAGTGTTGAGCTTAAGCCGGAGAACTTAAGCGAGATACTTTGGGAGCTTAAGCTTTCACTTTTAGAGAATGATGTCGCATTAATTGTTGCTGAATATATCTGCGCAGAGATTGAGAAGAAACTTTCCGGCGTAAAGGTTAGTAGATTGGAGGATAAACGTAAAATAGTAAAGGAAACATTAAAAACTATCCTTCTAAATTTGCTTGAAGCACCATATAGGATAGATATTATTAAATTAGTTGAGAGAAAGCGAAGTATAAGGGAGCCATGCATAATGGTTTTCGTTGGAATAAATGGAACTGGAAAAACAACTACGATAGCTAAAATAGCTAATCTACTGCTTAAAAAGGGATACTCGGTTGTTTTAGCATGTAGTGACACATTTAGAGCTGGTTCCATAGAGCAGCTTGAACAGCATGCTAAGAGACTTGGCATCCCAATGGTTAAACATAAATATGGTTCAGATCCAGCTGCCGTAGCCTATGATGCGGTTCAGTATGCGAAGGCAAGGGGAATTAATGCCGTCCTTATTGACACGGCGGGAAGAATGCAAACAAATAAAAACCTGATGGCTGAGATGGAGAAGATAATTCGGGTTGTTAAGCCAGATTTAACAATATTTGTTGGAGATGCGCTAGCTGGGAACGATGCTGTCTCGCAAGCGGAGGAGTTTAGTCAGTACATTGATATAAGTGGTTCAATATTAACGAAAATGGATGCTGATGCTAAAGGCGGAGCCGCTATATCAATATCTTATGTGACAAAGAAGCCGATACTTTTTATAGGGGTAGGACAGAAATATGATGATATAGAGTTATTTAAACCTGAAGTAATAGTAGACCGGATAATAGGTTCATTTTAA
- a CDS encoding 50S ribosomal protein L31e: MSEERGRESRSSEEKKESEEEIVEERVYTIPLSRAWIMPVSKRAPRAVRILRAFIKRHMKTEDNSIIISKEVNEKIWSRGIERPPRKIRVRVVKDKDGLITVYSAEGE, encoded by the coding sequence ATGAGTGAAGAGAGAGGAAGAGAGTCAAGATCGAGCGAGGAGAAAAAAGAGTCTGAAGAGGAAATAGTGGAAGAACGTGTGTACACTATTCCGCTCAGTAGAGCATGGATCATGCCCGTCTCTAAACGGGCTCCGAGAGCAGTGCGCATACTCAGAGCATTTATCAAAAGACATATGAAGACTGAGGATAACTCCATAATAATATCAAAAGAGGTCAATGAGAAGATATGGAGCAGAGGGATTGAGAGACCGCCACGTAAAATTAGGGTGCGGGTTGTAAAAGACAAAGACGGGTTAATAACCGTCTATTCTGCTGAAGGAGAATAA
- a CDS encoding translation initiation factor IF-6: MALFLLDVFGSASIGVFMRATDEFLMVPNQLPENTIRNLEKWFGIEIIKTNIGGSVLIGSLICANSYGIILPHSVGDEEIAILRRLTDVNIVVMEDSKKTAFGNLILANDYGAIVDPRLKKNEIKVISEALNVEVVPGEIAGLPYVGSLAVATNRGVLAHPLIKPEEEKLLGEILKTPVSVGTINCGIPYIGTGLIGNSHVAVAGSLTTGPELYIIGQALKVAGEK; the protein is encoded by the coding sequence ATGGCGCTATTTCTTTTAGACGTGTTTGGTAGCGCGAGTATAGGAGTATTTATGCGTGCAACAGATGAATTTCTTATGGTGCCGAATCAGCTTCCAGAGAATACTATAAGAAATCTTGAAAAATGGTTTGGAATAGAGATAATAAAAACGAATATAGGGGGATCAGTGCTAATAGGCTCGCTTATCTGCGCCAATTCATACGGCATAATTCTACCACATTCTGTGGGGGACGAGGAAATCGCGATTTTGAGAAGATTAACAGATGTGAATATTGTTGTGATGGAAGATAGCAAAAAAACAGCCTTCGGAAACCTTATTCTGGCTAATGATTATGGCGCAATTGTTGATCCCAGATTAAAGAAGAACGAAATTAAAGTGATATCTGAAGCATTAAATGTGGAAGTTGTGCCAGGGGAAATAGCTGGGTTGCCTTATGTGGGCTCGCTCGCCGTCGCAACAAATAGGGGAGTTTTAGCTCATCCATTAATTAAGCCGGAGGAAGAAAAACTTTTAGGTGAGATTTTGAAAACTCCAGTTAGTGTTGGAACAATTAACTGTGGGATTCCATATATAGGCACGGGATTGATAGGGAATAGCCACGTTGCAGTTGCAGGTTCATTAACAACCGGTCCTGAATTATATATAATAGGTCAGGCTTTAAAGGTGGCTGGTGAAAAATGA
- the pfdA gene encoding prefoldin subunit alpha, translating into MSERAEDEVRRLIVELRILESTAEYLQARANLINAALTELNLASMSLEGIERKDSDSIFVPIGGGSYIKARLENTDKIVYGIGAGIAIEKTIKEAREDIANRINELNRAKAALEQQLSQVISKLQEGQSRFQELTSMLRRKG; encoded by the coding sequence ATGTCAGAGAGAGCAGAAGATGAGGTTAGAAGACTTATAGTTGAGCTTAGAATACTTGAAAGCACAGCTGAATATCTACAGGCAAGAGCGAATCTTATTAATGCCGCCTTAACAGAACTTAACCTAGCCAGCATGTCACTTGAGGGTATTGAGAGAAAGGATTCCGATTCGATCTTTGTTCCAATAGGCGGGGGCTCCTATATTAAGGCTAGACTTGAGAACACTGATAAAATTGTTTATGGGATAGGAGCTGGGATAGCCATTGAGAAAACAATAAAAGAGGCAAGGGAGGATATAGCAAACCGGATAAATGAGTTAAATAGGGCTAAGGCAGCTTTGGAGCAGCAATTGAGTCAGGTCATATCTAAGCTACAAGAGGGACAAAGCAGATTTCAAGAACTAACATCCATGCTTAGAAGAAAGGGTTAA
- the rpl18a gene encoding 50S ribosomal protein L18Ae: MSEVKVYRVTGKITKSNFKTIFRKEIRALKPEHAIEEIYKIIGSKHRVKRFHIKIINIEETSKRH, translated from the coding sequence ATGAGTGAAGTTAAAGTTTACAGGGTTACTGGTAAAATTACTAAATCAAATTTTAAAACAATTTTTAGGAAGGAAATTAGGGCTTTAAAGCCTGAGCACGCCATAGAGGAGATATATAAGATAATTGGCAGTAAGCATAGAGTTAAACGCTTTCATATAAAAATCATTAATATCGAGGAGACATCTAAGAGACATTAA
- a CDS encoding DNA-binding protein, with amino-acid sequence MSFSDEELEAIKRRKLIELQQRILQEQEAAEAQRRLEAQKQSILRMILTPEARQRLTNLKMVKPDFASQLEIQLIQIAQQGKISIPINDEQLKEILRRLQDGKREIQIRRI; translated from the coding sequence ATGAGCTTCAGTGACGAAGAGCTTGAGGCAATAAAAAGACGAAAGCTGATAGAGCTCCAGCAAAGAATATTACAGGAGCAGGAGGCTGCTGAAGCGCAGAGGAGACTTGAGGCGCAAAAGCAATCTATATTAAGGATGATACTTACGCCGGAGGCTAGGCAGAGACTTACAAATTTGAAGATGGTTAAACCGGATTTTGCATCGCAACTGGAGATACAGCTTATACAGATTGCACAGCAGGGAAAGATAAGCATACCTATCAATGATGAACAATTAAAGGAGATCTTAAGAAGATTACAAGACGGAAAAAGGGAGATTCAAATAAGGAGGATATAG
- a CDS encoding 50S ribosomal protein L39e, translated as MARHKPLAKKLRLISAGKENKPVPSWVIAKTLGKITRIPKRHWRRTKIRA; from the coding sequence TTGGCTAGACATAAGCCTCTTGCAAAAAAGCTTAGGTTAATAAGTGCCGGCAAAGAGAATAAGCCTGTACCTTCATGGGTTATAGCGAAAACTCTTGGTAAAATCACCAGGATACCAAAGAGACATTGGAGGAGAACTAAAATAAGGGCTTAG